The Lysinibacillus timonensis nucleotide sequence TTTAGTTTTCTTATATGAAAACCAATATTTGTACAAGACTGTTTTTCATTGTTATAATTATAAATGCAATAATTTACAAGTGAGGTTGATAATATGAACGCTTATGATGAATATATGAGAGGCATTGTACAACCAATGCGTCAAGAATTAGTAGATGCAGGATTTACCGAATTAACGACTGCAGAGGAAGTAAATGAATTTATGTCTACAACTAAAGGGGTATCTTTAGTTGTCATTAACTCTGTATGTGGATGTGCTGCAGGTTTAGCTCGTCCAGCTGTTCGTGCCGCAATCAATGAAGTAAAACCAGATCATTTAGTGACTGTTTTTGCTGGTCAAGATCGTGAAGCCACAGAAGCAATGCGCGGATTTTTTGATGAAATTCCACCAAGCTCACCTTCTATTGCAATTTTAAGAGATGGACAACTAGAATATTTCATCCCTCGTGATCAAATCGAAGGATATCCAGTAGAGCAAATTACTGAACATCTTTCAGGTGTTTTAAAACAAACATGTGCACAGTAACGATTGTTACGACAGCAGGTAGACCTGACGAACTTTCGTTGCAACTCGCTAATAAAGCTTGTGAGGAATTATCATTACAATATATACCTAGAAAAAAGCGTTCAGTAGCAAAAATTAGTGAGCTACTGAACGCTAATGTCATTGTTGCTGGTAAAAATCGTTATGAATATTATCCTAAAGGTACAAAGCATCCTTTCTTTTTCCACCCGAATTCAGCAGCTTTTCGTTTAAAAAGAGTTGAAAGAGGCGAGAGTGACCCATTTCTAGATGCATGTCATTTAATATCGGGAGATTCTTTTTTAGATTGTACTTTAGGACTGGGTTCAGATGCGATACTAGCTTCTTACGTTATAGGAAACAAAGGACGAGTTATAGGTTTAGAAGTAGATCCTAATGTTGAATTTATTGTACGAAATGGATTTAAGAGCTATGATACGACAGAACTTCCACTTACTGCATGTATGAAAAATATACAGGTTGTTCAAAAGGAAGCGGTAGAGTTCTTATCACAACAACCTGATTGTTCGTTTGATGTCATTTACATGGATC carries:
- a CDS encoding BrxA/BrxB family bacilliredoxin, with translation MNAYDEYMRGIVQPMRQELVDAGFTELTTAEEVNEFMSTTKGVSLVVINSVCGCAAGLARPAVRAAINEVKPDHLVTVFAGQDREATEAMRGFFDEIPPSSPSIAILRDGQLEYFIPRDQIEGYPVEQITEHLSGVLKQTCAQ
- a CDS encoding class I SAM-dependent methyltransferase; translation: MCTVTIVTTAGRPDELSLQLANKACEELSLQYIPRKKRSVAKISELLNANVIVAGKNRYEYYPKGTKHPFFFHPNSAAFRLKRVERGESDPFLDACHLISGDSFLDCTLGLGSDAILASYVIGNKGRVIGLEVDPNVEFIVRNGFKSYDTTELPLTACMKNIQVVQKEAVEFLSQQPDCSFDVIYMDPMFENVIEESTNFEPLRDSGSHLLLTEKWVEEAIRVAKKRVVLKAHYQSTYFKDFGFTRNIRLTSKFHYGIIQKNNDSSI